TCAAGGAGTCTTTCATGGCTAAAAGTGAATTCATTGGGAACGTCACATTCTGGATTCTCAAAAGTATCAACAATAAGTTCATCACTATCTGAGTCATTGGAAAAGGCAGCTCTATGTAGATTTACTAGAGTATTTTCGAGAACTAGGGACCTTGAACAGGGGACACTATGATTGATTTCAGCATCAGTTGGGATTGAGACAGGAGGAGCAACGGGAAGGGTAATAGGAGGCGTTGTCGAAGCTGAGACAGAAGTGGCAAAAGAGACCGCATCAGAAGCTGTATCATAACGGGTATCACAAGTGGAAACATAAGGGATGCCAGCTTTAGAAACAACAGGAGATAAAGACATAGAACCATCAACAGAGACGGACTTGTAAACAGACGTGGAAACAGACTCAGAATcagcaaaagaaacagactGGGGTATAGACTTGGAACGAGCAGGAGAAACAGACTTGGAAACAGACTCAGAATcagcaaaagaaacagactTGGAAACAGATTTGGAACGAGCAGGAGAAACAGACTGGGGTATAGATTTGGAATCAGCAAACGAAACAGACTTGGAAACAGACTCAGAATcagcaaaagaaacagactTGGAAACAGATTTGGAACGAGCAGGGGAAACAGACTTGGAAACAGACTCAGAATcagcaaaagaaacagactGGGGTATAGATTTGGAATCAGCAAACGAAACAGACTTGGACACAGACTCAGAATcagcaaaagaaacagactTGGAAACAGACTCAGAATcagcaaaagaaacagactTGGAAACAGACTTGGAACGAGCAGGAGAAACAGACTTGGAAACAGACTCAGAATcagcaaaagaaacagactTGGAAACAGATTTGGAACGAGCAGGAGAAACAGACTGGGGTATAGATTTGGAACGAGCAGGGGAAACAGACTTGGAAACAGACTCAGAATcagcaaaagaaacagactTGGAAACAGATTTGGAACGAGCAGGGGAAACAGACTTGGAAACAGACTCAGAATcagcaaaagaaacagactTGGAAACAGACTTGGAACGAGCAGGAGAAACAGACTTGGACACAGATTTGAAACGAGCAGGAGAAACAGACTGGGGTATAGATTTGGAACCATCAGAGGAAATGGACGTGGAAATTGTAGGGACGCCGGAAGGGACGCCAGAAGGGACATCGGAAGGAACAGTAGAAGTAAAAACAGAAGTTGAAACAGTAGGGGAAGCTTCATCAACGTTCGAAATAGGGGAAGAAATAGGCTCACTGTTTTCGGCTATAACCACTTGATTATCGATACATGAGTTTTTTGTACTCTTTAAAGTAAGTCCAACTACTTTACCAAAACGATCATAGTTGATCGGATCAGATTCACGACAGTTATTAGTCTCCACTGCTGTATAAGTAAAGGGAACCATAACCTTGAAGTATCTCTTAAATTCTTTTTTAACATGTTTTGGAACATCGTTGTTTCTAAGTTCGGCTATATGGTCGTAAGTTCTAACTAACTTATTTTTAATAcaaccaatttttttaagaGCCTTACATTCTTTGGGAGGATTACAACGATTTTCCAAAGATACGTTTGCTAAGTATTCCGATGCCGACTTCAAAACTTGATTGTAATCAACTAGCTCATATTTATCAGGAATATTCAGCGCTTTAGAAGAATTAATATGACGTTCAATCAGTATCTCAAGaaggttttcaaatttctcaacCATCTTTATCATTTTAGATAAAACATCTCTAGTAACAGGTCCCTCGGATTTTCCTTTCATAGGGCTggtatttgaatttggtaCTAATTTCGTAGTATTTCCAGATGGAAAATCACCTCTAGGTATAACAAGATTGAATTGAACCTCTTGAGGTGTAACAGAGACTAGTTTCATGACAGTAGCTTCTAAAATTTTAGATGTGGATACCCGAATCCTTATTTGATCAACAGTATTAGCTTCATAATTAGTAAAACATTCGTCATTGATACTTTGAATAACTTCCTTCATTCTTTTACCAACAATTTCCACAAACATATTTTCAACTAATACATctctttcaacttcttctgGTGTGATTCTAACAGCTTTCAAGCCCAGTTGATCTCTAAATTCCACCTTAATAGCATCTGAAAACCTGTTCATAACcgatttccatttttttgtctttaaTCTATGCCTATAACAATCAACTAAATACTCTTGTGGTATAAGCTTTGTATAATATTTTTGTACAACATCAAAATCCACTGATAGTTTTGGAAATGACCAACCGTATCTAATTGGATCACCAGCATCATGAAACATTTTTGTGTAATCACTTGAACATTGGAAACTAACATATGTATATAGAAACTTGTAAAAACTATGTGGATGGTTACTCTCAACCATCATAGCAGCATGACTCCAGGTAGACATTAAGTAAAGCCTATTTGTAATTATTGTCTTGGATCTTTgatcttcaacaaatttcCTAATTgcaaatttggaaataaaagCCAATTCCTTTCTAAATTCACCATAAAAACTGTAAGGAGTAACCTCAATTTTTTCGATCATTTTATTTAATTCAGGGAAATTAATTCCCCTCGCATCCTTGAGCAATTGGTTCAGCTTTGATAAGATTgacaatttttcatcatctttttGATAAGGTTCAATTGTAGTAGAGTCACCAATAATTCTATGTTTGGATTTTTTACaattatttgatttcttaaAAACATTTCTCaaatctttaattttttccctcttttTGGCGAGCGAGATTAGTTTTCTATTCCCATGGTTCCTTTTATCTAGTTCAACTTTTGATTCAAGAATCTTAGAGTTGTACCTCAAGCATTGACCAGCAATTAATAAATGAGTAAACTCTTCATAAGTTGTGATTCCATCCATTTGGAATAACATGAAATCATCAGAATATAAATATTCTATAGTTTCATATTCATTTAACTGAAACTTAAAACATGTCTTATtcatatcatcaattttatgTAATGAGAAATGCGACATTGTGATATCTCGTACTTGGAACTTTTCCTTGAAACTGTTGATAAGTTTGGTATGTTTTGCCCTTGCAAAGGGAACAATACCAGACCCATCATTGAAGGACATGATAAGGTTCAGCAGTTTAATAGCCCTATCATGAGGTTGGAACAATTTAATAAATTCGTAATAATTATGCAAAGAAAACCGCCATAAAAACTTAGGATTGTCAATATAAGCCTTGACTTCTTCAAGAGAAGGCAAGAAGTTATCTGGGGTTAGTTTATAAATTGCAGGTTGAATAAGATTGATATTAACCAAACATTCAATGGAGTATCTGATGATACACCATCTCATAAGCATGTAAGCTTGCCTTTGTAGAATCGTATAAGCCTTAACTTCCAAGTCTTTTGTTTTAAAGCCATGGTAGTTAGAATTACGTGCTTCAATAAACTGGGTAGTGCCAAAGATGGTCAAAGCAGTGTTTGGCTCTTCAGAGAGAGGTTTGGTAGCATTAATTGAAATATGGTGGAAAGTGGATGGTCTAGACCAAAATGGGGTAAAAGTAGGGATATCGAAAATGACACGCATAATAAGGGAGGAACAAAGACGGATTACTTTAGGGTGGCAGACTTATAGATGAAATCTGCAGAGGGCGACGTAAAAACTATAGATATATAACCTTTAAATCGCAGATGGGTGTAGGGGTGGATTtaagagaagaaaaaagcagaaagaagcagaagaagtggaacaagaacaagggcaagaacaacaacaacaacaacaaaagcaaaagaaggaTCAACATACCAAGGATAAGTTCACGATGGGAGCAAAACGAGCAAACAGGGCAACATGAGAGatattaaagaagaaactcTAGAAAAGGGAGCAAATAAGGAAAACCACAGTACTTCTTCACTAAGCAAAGAAACGGGGACATTTCTACTGCTGtaaacacaaacacaaacacaaactcaaaatttggtttgaaCCTTTACTAAGGATCATGAAAATAGGaatctcaaaatcaatttctcaatatgATTTCCTAATTGGGCAGTTTCGCAGCtaccattttcattgagGTTGCTAACAGAACAATGCAATAGTTGTATTGCTTGACCAAATAGTAGCTGTCGTCGTGATAAATAGAGAGTAACCTAAGTTTTGACTTGCATGCTGTTTGCCGGGCACCTCCAAGACGTGACTATAGATTAATTTGTTTGGTTTCCCTGAGAAACAGTAAACAGTGACCTACAACTTCCCAGTTTTACCTCTTCCTGAGAGTGTTTTGACTGTTCTTTCTTCCAAGTACGCAAGCTGACATCCAAGAACCGCAGAGACAGGCTCCCCCAGTTATGCGAAAGAAATCCTTaataaaaatcaataaattctAACGTGCTCCACTGTGCCAAAATGGAGCTACTCTATACAGCTTAAACATTTCTCATATAAAGTTGATTTGTACTCTTGACAACCGCTAGTTCGGTACTGCAATGACTGTTAAGGGATATGACTTATGCAAAGTTTAGGTTTCCCAACTTTGCTTGAAGTTCCTTGATATGGTTGCCATGTGCACTACTTTTTGGTGCTATAGGAGGTTTCTGGTTACCAGTATCGGAAGACGGAACTGCAGACGCAAGAGATGAGGGTTTGACGGGTTTTGGAGGCTTCTGCTTAAGTTGGTTGGGTTTGGTAGGTTTAGCAGGTGgtgttttcttcttcacaGTATCGGTTTTCGGAGCATCTTCCTGTCTACAAGAGTAGCCTTGCTGTATTTGGGCTTGGGCTTGTGTCATGCTAGCACTAGAAGTATTTTGCTCTAACGGAGAAGGAGTTTTCATTGGCTCACGTGCGCTCAAGCTTGCGGGTTGATTTGAAATCGGATATGACAGAACATTTTGAGAAGTTTCAGATACACCTACTGGTTCTGGTGCTACCATGTTTAACATAGGAGGGGAGTCCGTCTTGCCTGAGGTTGACTTTTGTCTATACGGTGGAGGAGGGACGGCACTTTTCATGCCTATCTCTGAATTCCGATGCATAGGCGGCGGCGGCTGAATTTGCGAAATTTCAGGTAAACTGAAGGGCTTGGCGACAGAAGGTTCACTATCTAGCGCATGTAAAACACCCTGAGCAGGATCGGGTGTGGGTTCTGGTGTAATTGAAGCATTTGGAGTCAATGAATTTGCTCTTGTGTTCGACTTGAAACTCTCAATGCTTTTACTGGTGGACTCTCTCGCCTTTTGTAATGAGGCTTCCTTGATTTGCTTCAAACGTTCTGCCTCTTGTTTTTTACGTGTCATATatgcatcttcatcttttgTCAAACGGGCACGAGGAGGAGGTGCCCCAAACTTGGTTATGTCAAATTCCATAAggtttgttttgaatttagGCTCCGTAATTTTAGCTTCACCATGTGGTAGGGTGGACTCTTCAGAAAAAGAGGTAGAACGTGTTCCTTCAGTATTTCCACCTTCTACACCACCAGGGTAAACAGGAGTTCTAACTGGTGGAGATGGAACCGATGTGTTTGGTACTTGGTATGTATTGAGTGAAGTTGTACTTGTTCCAGGAGCAGAGATGGgttgatattgttgttgaaagttTGCAAGCTGTTGTTCTACCATTGgaggttgttgttgttgttgatgatgatgattaGCTTGCAGATAAAGAGGTTGTTGTGCTTGTGTTGCAGAACTTTGTATGGATCCTGGAACTACGGATGGCTGTTGATAGCTCGAACAGGTTTGCTCTCTGAGCGGAGGAGGGGGTTGTTGATGTTCGACACTTTGAATTGATTGTTGATACGGCGATTGCTGTACTTCTCCAGAGGGCGTGTGTGGATAAGCCACATTAatatgttgttgttggtactGATAGGTTGGTTGTCTTGAATATTGTACAGGTTGTTGTACAGGTTGCTGATAACCCGGATAGCTTTGGTCTCTTGCTGGAGGAGGTGGAGGTGCTGGTGCTGATGTGGATAAAGAAAGTTGGTTAGTTGACGTATCCACTCCTCTAGGTGGTGGAGGAGGGTATGCGGGATTAACCGAAGGTTGCTGATAGCCGGAATAGTTTTGATCTCTAGGAGGAAGAGATTGCGTTTGCGGTTGCACATTTACAGAGTATTGCTGTTGAGATGGATATTGCACCTGTAGTGGCTGATcgtgttgttgttgttgttgaggGGGTTGATGATATGGGTTATTGTAGTCAACCAAATTTGGAGGTTGAGATTGAGCTGCCATATGTGGCTGATActgctgttgttgtacCATATGTGAGGCACCCTGAGTACCATACGCTGCAACATGCTTTGGAGGAGGGGGGAATGATTTTGGGTCATCCCTTGCTGCTGGCATGTATCCTTCCTCAACCTGATGTGAATCTTGTTCTTCGGAAGGAGCAGCATTAGATTTTGAGTTGTGGTTCTTATATGCCGAATATCCCGCCTTTGAGACAGCTTTCGTTGCCTTTCCAGCACCCTTCAGAACAGAGATACCACCTGCTTTGATCGAGTCCTTGTGATTGTCCCAAAACGACATTGTGTTCTGAATGagtgaaaataatataGAGATTCACCTTATAGTGAGATGGAGATATgcaaattagaaaatcaTGATCgcttttttattattattatatcAACACCCGTTTTGTTTACCTAAACCTGTTATGGATAATGTACCATGCAATCTATAAAATACGCAAATGTCTAAGATACTGATCAACAAGAGCTTTAGATGCTACACTGTTACTCCGCTATCCATCGAACCGAACAAAATAATTGATGAGTTGTGCAGTGAGTTTTCGCCAACATCAACACGTC
The window above is part of the Pichia kudriavzevii chromosome 1, complete sequence genome. Proteins encoded here:
- a CDS encoding uncharacterized protein (PKUD0A06890) — translated: MRVIFDIPTFTPFWSRPSTFHHISINATKPLSEEPNTALTIFGTTQFIEARNSNYHGFKTKDLEVKAYTILQRQAYMLMRWCIIRYSIECLVNINLIQPAIYKLTPDNFLPSLEEVKAYIDNPKFLWRFSLHNYYEFIKLFQPHDRAIKLLNLIMSFNDGSGIVPFARAKHTKLINSFKEKFQVRDITMSHFSLHKIDDMNKTCFKFQLNEYETIEYLYSDDFMLFQMDGITTYEEFTHLLIAGQCLRYNSKILESKVELDKRNHGNRKLISLAKKREKIKDLRNVFKKSNNCKKSKHRIIGDSTTIEPYQKDDEKLSILSKLNQLLKDARGINFPELNKMIEKIEVTPYSFYGEFRKELAFISKFAIRKFVEDQRSKTIITNRLYLMSTWSHAAMMVESNHPHSFYKFLYTYVSFQCSSDYTKMFHDAGDPIRYGWSFPKLSVDFDVVQKYYTKLIPQEYLVDCYRHRLKTKKWKSVMNRFSDAIKVEFRDQLGLKAVRITPEEVERDVLVENMFVEIVGKRMKEVIQSINDECFTNYEANTVDQIRIRVSTSKILEATVMKLVSVTPQEVQFNLVIPRGDFPSGNTTKLVPNSNTSPMKGKSEGPVTRDVLSKMIKMVEKFENLLEILIERHINSSKALNIPDKYELVDYNQVLKSASEYLANVSLENRCNPPKECKALKKIGCIKNKLVRTYDHIAELRNNDVPKHVKKEFKRYFKVMVPFTYTAVETNNCRESDPINYDRFGKVVGLTLKSTKNSCIDNQVVIAENSEPISSPISNVDEASPTVSTSVFTSTVPSDVPSGVPSGVPTISTSISSDGSKSIPQSVSPARFKSVSKSVSPARSKSVSKSVSFADSESVSKSVSPARSKSVSKSVSFADSESVSKSVSPARSKSIPQSVSPARSKSVSKSVSFADSESVSKSVSPARSKSVSKSVSFADSESVSKSVSFADSESVSKSVSFADSKSIPQSVSFADSESVSKSVSPARSKSVSKSVSFADSESVSKSVSFADSKSIPQSVSPARSKSVSKSVSFADSESVSKSVSPARSKSIPQSVSFADSESVSTSVYKSVSVDGSMSLSPVVSKAGIPYVSTCDTRYDTASDAVSFATSVSASTTPPITLPVAPPVSIPTDAEINHSVPCSRSLVLENTLVNLHRAAFSNDSDSDELIVDTFENPECDVPNEFTFSHERLLDSELDTFGPLYHVRNVQMFERMVKYDNRGNYDEFVDAMVIPDFHDDSYFDLVLELCEPGSAKQFLQKKIQIDEVKIKPFNLSHIYFIRQLEDKFKKNYHKIISAIKNVWQFLTYTKLMTIDITYDRLLRPFDKCMKIIPFEYYFYDPCIEMFEGIGSYLELYDLKHGVGDLFSGSYQELVFKIQRYSDYHSLFIHAWAKDRHLKELWYAYSYCSMYKFHDTTLGEFNNKLKWPEHATYDLCNEQLHQNLELKRIVPVLFTENPESSSSE
- a CDS encoding uncharacterized protein (PKUD0A06900; similar to Saccharomyces cerevisiae YBR108W (AIM3); ancestral locus Anc_3.359) encodes the protein MSFWDNHKDSIKAGGISVLKGAGKATKAVSKAGYSAYKNHNSKSNAAPSEEQDSHQVEEGYMPAARDDPKSFPPPPKHVAAYGTQGASHMVQQQQYQPHMAAQSQPPNLVDYNNPYHQPPQQQQQHDQPLQVQYPSQQQYSVNVQPQTQSLPPRDQNYSGYQQPSVNPAYPPPPPRGVDTSTNQLSLSTSAPAPPPPPARDQSYPGYQQPVQQPVQYSRQPTYQYQQQHINVAYPHTPSGEVQQSPYQQSIQSVEHQQPPPPLREQTCSSYQQPSVVPGSIQSSATQAQQPLYLQANHHHQQQQQPPMVEQQLANFQQQYQPISAPGTSTTSLNTYQVPNTSVPSPPVRTPVYPGGVEGGNTEGTRSTSFSEESTLPHGEAKITEPKFKTNLMEFDITKFGAPPPRARLTKDEDAYMTRKKQEAERLKQIKEASLQKARESTSKSIESFKSNTRANSLTPNASITPEPTPDPAQGVLHALDSEPSVAKPFSLPEISQIQPPPPMHRNSEIGMKSAVPPPPYRQKSTSGKTDSPPMLNMVAPEPVGVSETSQNVLSYPISNQPASLSAREPMKTPSPLEQNTSSASMTQAQAQIQQGYSCRQEDAPKTDTVKKKTPPAKPTKPNQLKQKPPKPVKPSSLASAVPSSDTGNQKPPIAPKSSAHGNHIKELQAKLGNLNFA